DNA from Cyanobacterium stanieri LEGE 03274:
CCTTCCCCCTCGCTAGGGGCAGCCATAGCCCAGTTTACCCCTAAGCCAGTAATGCGAAAACTGGTGGCTTCGGGAAACAACCAACCTCCACGCACAGGGTTAGCATTGAGATAAACACTAGCCACGGTATCATCTTGATTTTGCCATTGATTACGGAAAACGTATAAGCCCCGTATTTCATCCATAAATACTTTATCGAAGGTGGAATCAGGAGATTCGGGGAGTATATCTTGAGGATAATTAACGAGGGCATAAATTGCTGTGTGGGGGTAGTTTTTAGCAATGCCAAAAGTGGGGGCGGTAAAGTTTGAATCTCGATTCATGGCAAAATAACGATTAAATATCCATAAGGCACTAGGTAAAAAATCCTCCGAGAGTATGCCTAAACCCGAAGCAAAAAGAAAACCACTCGCACCCTCACGATGTCTGCCATAGGCTGGGGTAATGGGGGTATTATTTTCCCTGGGTATCATGCGCATGATACTTTGAGGAATTAAGTTATTAGCATTGGTTTTAGTGGCGATGTCTTTGCCCATAACGTTGGCATATGCTTGTAAGAAAGGCAACATCTGATAGGAGGAATGGCTAGTGTAGGCATCCCCTTCTATGCCAAAACCACCATCCCCAAGGGCGGTGTCAATATATCGAGATACATTTCTTTGGGCGGTGGCTAAAATTAAGTCGAGGTGGTTTTCTGGTTGATAAAATTCGTTGTTGGGAAAAAAGGTTTCAGGCTCATTTTTGATGGCTAAGGCGGCGATTCCCGCGGCACTTCTTGCCCTTACATTCCAATTACTGACGGTGTTATTATTCCATCCTTGCCCCCCTCCTTGGGATAATTCTAAGGCTTGTTGGGCTAACCATTTAGTCATTTCTTGTTGTTGATTTTGATTCCATAAAGGATAACAATGATCGTAGGCTAGGGCAATACCGATTACTAATCCTGCCCTTTCTAGCATTCTTGGTTTTGATTCTCCGTCTAATCCACGGCTAAGGGCGATCGCACTTTGAACGGTATTCCAACCTTTTTGAGCTAATGCCATATCATCATTAATTAAAGCTAAAAAACAATATCCTGCCCCATGGGAACCACCATTTAAACCATAACCACTATAAAATATTTCACCTTCTAAGGTATTATTTAATTGAGATAAAATTTCTTGTCCAATGGGAGTGTTAATCTTATTTTTAATATGCTCTAAATCTGAGGAACGAAAAATTAAGCGGGGATGTTCTTGCGATTCTATAGGTTGATGATCTGGTATTTGAACAGTATAATCATCTTTAATTTTTCCCGTAACAGAACCTACTAAAAATCTATCATTTAAATTACCAGAATAACTTCCCAATAATTGATTATTTTCGTCATAAACTAAATCAATGGTATAGTTAGCTTTATGACTATTTATCCTAAAAGGACTCGGCCTAATGTCTAATTCTATCTCAAGGGTAAAATAATTAGTTTGGGGAATTAACTTAACTTTCCCTTGATGTTCTACATCTTGATTATATTTAGGTGACCATCCATAAATATCAGAGTTACACTCATTTTTTTCACATTCTAAATCAATATAAAGATCTTGAAAAATTGCATTTTCTTCTAATGAACGCCACACGGCATTTTTCAATTTTAAATTAATATTTCCCGACAAAGCCTTTAATGATTTTTCTCTAGCTTCATAACTTGCCCCACCAATAAAAAATAGTGCAAAAAATAAAGATATGTAAAAATATAACTTTTGAAATTTCATTGCCTTATATTATTATAAAAAAATCTAAATAAAATGTATGATTATATTATTCAAATGGCACAGTTTCTATACTATAGAATGATAAAATTAAGACCCATTAAGATAATATAAATTTAACCTTGTCTATTTATCATTAACCAATCAACCATTTATATATTCTGAATATGTTTGATAAAATTTTAATTCCCCATTCCGACTCCCAGAAATCATCCTTTATTCGCCCCCGTAAAGGGGTAATCATCGGGCTAGGGCAAGTGGGTTTGGCTTGTGCCTATTCTTTGTTAATTCAAGACTGTTTTGATGAATTAGTTTTACAAGACATTGCCCCAGAAAAATTAGAAGGGGAAATTATGGATTTATCCCACGGAATGCCCTTTATTTCTCCTACGGATTTAAAAATGGGTACGGTGGCAGAGGAAGGAAAAGATGCAGACATCGTCATAATTACCGCAGGGGTTGCCCAAAGAGAAGGAGAAAGTCGTTTAAGTTTGGTTGAACGTAATATTAACATTTATAAAAAAATTCTCGCTGATGTGGTCAAATATTGTCCAGATTCGATTATTTTAGTGGTGAGTAATCCTGTGGATATTATGACCCATGCTACTCTGAAGATAACAGGTTTTCCTAGTTCTCGGGTAATAGGTTCTGGTACGGTGTTGGATACTGCTCGTTTTCGCTCTTTATTAGCCAAGGAAATGGGTATTGATGCTCGTAGTGTTCATGCTTATATCATAGGAGAGCATGGAGATAGTGAGGTAGCTTTATGGAGTATGGCTAATGTGGGAGGGGTGAAAATTGTACCCCATGGTTGGGAAAATCTTGCTAGTGATGAACAGGATTTTTTGTCAAAGATTTATCATAATGTGAAAAATGCTGCCTATGAAATTATCCGTCGTAAGGGCAGCACTTCCTATGCTATTGGTTTAGCTACTACTGATATTGTAAAGGCGATCGTTAATTCTCAAGAACGTATTTTAACGGTGAGTGGTTTAATGAAGGGAATGTATGGTATTGATGATATTTGCTTGAGCATTCCACGGGTAATTAATGAAAAAGGAATTTTACAAACCATAAATTTAACCCTTAGCCCTGAGGAAGAAAAATTATTACAAAATTCTGCAACTATTTTAAAGGATATATTTAAGCAGTTGAAGATATGATTTTTTAATTGAACTATATTATTATCAAAAAAATATCTTTTTTGACGATTTTATAGATCCTAAAATTTTGATATTCATCGTTAGTTATCCAGCGCACCTTAAAACAAAACAAACATAAATCATTTTAGATAAAAATTAATGAATAATAATTCTAATTTATCATCCAATAACAACAAAATTTTAAATACCATTGATACCGTAATGGGTGTCAAAGAAGAAAAAGAAATTAATCAACAACAAGAATATCCTCCTTTAAATGGACAAAAATTATTGATTTACGTAATGGGGACATTAGCTCAAATAGGCTTTATGACCTTAACTTTATGGTTAATTAACTTAGGTTTTAAACAACTACTTGAGTATAATCTTGACGTTAGAATCAACACTATTATTGTTAGTTTATTTTGGATTTTCTTCACCATCAGATCTCGGCTTTTTTCTCCCCTAGATAATACTCGCTCTCGCCGACAATATGATCAAGTAATACGTCCAAAATGGGCGCCCCCTGCCTTTGTATTTCCCATAGTCTGGATTAGCATTGGGGTTTTAAGGGTGGTTTCCTCTTATCTGGTGTGGCAGGAATTAAACCAAAATTTCTTAGCTTTACCTTTAATAATTTTTACCATCCATTTAGCCCTAGGAGACACTTGGAATACTATTTTTACCGTGGAAGGTAGATATGGTTTAGCTGTGCCTGTGGTAATCATCGGGCCATTATTATCATCTTTTGTTTTAGCCTATGTATATGGGCAAATTTTGCCCTTAGCGGGTTGGCTGATTTTCCCTTCCTGCATATGGTTAATGGTTGCTTCGGTATTGGTAATTAACATTTGGCAACTCAATCAGAAAGACTAGGATATATATATATAAACAGCTGAATTTGTAAGAGTGGAATGTTATCAGAAATCAAACGTATAGCCACAGAAATTACCCCCAGACTTATTGAAATTCGTCGCCATTTTCATGCCCATCCCGAATTGAGTGGCAGGGAATATCAAACGGCGGCCTATGTAGCGGGGGTTTTGTCTTCCTGTGGTTTGACGGTAAAAGAAGGGGTAGGTAAAACGGGGGTGATTGGAGAGTTGAAAGGGGGGGGAGCATCCCACCGTTATTTGGCTATTCGCACGGATATGGATGCCTTACCGATTCACGAAATGAGTCAGTTGGAATATGCTTCCCGTAATCCAGGTATTATGCACGCCTGTGGCCATGATTTACATACTACGGTGGGTTTGGGTACGGCGATGATTTTATCAAACCTAAAGGATTCTTTGGGGGGGAAGGTTCGGTTTCTATTCCAACCCGC
Protein-coding regions in this window:
- a CDS encoding L-lactate dehydrogenase, with protein sequence MFDKILIPHSDSQKSSFIRPRKGVIIGLGQVGLACAYSLLIQDCFDELVLQDIAPEKLEGEIMDLSHGMPFISPTDLKMGTVAEEGKDADIVIITAGVAQREGESRLSLVERNINIYKKILADVVKYCPDSIILVVSNPVDIMTHATLKITGFPSSRVIGSGTVLDTARFRSLLAKEMGIDARSVHAYIIGEHGDSEVALWSMANVGGVKIVPHGWENLASDEQDFLSKIYHNVKNAAYEIIRRKGSTSYAIGLATTDIVKAIVNSQERILTVSGLMKGMYGIDDICLSIPRVINEKGILQTINLTLSPEEEKLLQNSATILKDIFKQLKI
- a CDS encoding TspO/MBR family protein; this encodes MNNNSNLSSNNNKILNTIDTVMGVKEEKEINQQQEYPPLNGQKLLIYVMGTLAQIGFMTLTLWLINLGFKQLLEYNLDVRINTIIVSLFWIFFTIRSRLFSPLDNTRSRRQYDQVIRPKWAPPAFVFPIVWISIGVLRVVSSYLVWQELNQNFLALPLIIFTIHLALGDTWNTIFTVEGRYGLAVPVVIIGPLLSSFVLAYVYGQILPLAGWLIFPSCIWLMVASVLVINIWQLNQKD